The genome window GAATCTACATCATCGGTACGAGGCTTCAGTTCGGCATCTACCGGACCCACATACTTCCACTTATTGGTCTTCAAATCGAGGATCTCCACATGGAATCGCCAACCATTCTTCTCGGTACTGGAACCGCAGATGAGTCTGCCGTTCACCATTTCCGGCTTGTTCTTGATAGGACCGAGGAAACCGTCTGGCAATGCCTCCGGATCACTCCAAGTCTTACCGCCATCCTTCGACTTCACAAGACAGCCCGTCCAGTCGCCAACGGTAGATCCCACCTTATAGAACAGCCATATTTCGCCATCCGGCATGGTATAGAGCACAGGGTTCCAGCAAGACTTGCGCTTCAGATTGGCAGGCAACTTGATATTGGCTGACTTAGAGCGGAAATCATATTTGTAGCCGGCAGGCACACCGAAACGGCGCAATCCGTCCTTGATAGGTCCCTTATCAGCCGGAGTCGTCTTCTCATCGATGCCCGAAAGACCCGCCTTCTTAGCCTCAGGAGTACCCAGGCGATAAACACCATCGGCAGCCAGGATAGGCTTCTCCCAAGCCTTGGCACCCTTCGGTTTCCGACTTACCCAGATGCAGACATCCGGATTGCGCTCGAAGGTACCGCCGAAGTAAGCAGCCACCAGGTCACCATTCTTCAACTGGGTGATGGTAGAGGCATGAGCCGATGGGAATCCGCTGTAATCATAGAGGAATTCATCCTTCAGGATGGCAGCATCGCGGGTAGGGATTTCTACCGAATAATGATAATCGCCACTACCCACCGTTTCAACCTTGCCATCAGGCAGATAGACATCGGCTGTGGTGTTGCAAGGCACGGTGATATCCCAATCCACATGCTGCAAAGTCTTCTTCCACTGGCTCTTCACTACTCCGTATGGAGTCTCGTAATCTGCTTTTACCGATTCGCAGTTCTGAATACTGAAGGCTGGCTTCAACACGATGTGCTTGTAAGCCACGCTGGCATCAGCCTCAGCCACCTGCTGCACGTTGACACCCTTCTGCTGGATACCTCCCAGATACTGATAGCACCAGGTAAGCAAGTCACCCAGAAGCATCACATGATTGCCCGAATTCATCTTCGGATCAGCCTTGTCGCCATTCCAGAGTTCCCAGATGGTAGTAGCTCCGTTCTCAGCCATATAACCCCAAGACGGATAGGTGCGCTGGGTAGCCAGGAGATAAGCCACATCAGGGAAACCGTTGTCGCTCAAACCGCGAAGGAGCCAGGAGATGCCGATGACACCGCAGTTGACATGTTCCTTGGCATCGATGCAGATGCCCTTCACTACCTGCTTGATGAGTTCGCTGCGCAACTCCAGAGGAGCGATGTCGAAGGAGAGCGCCAGGAGATTGGCGGTAGAGGTATTGTTGCCATAATAGATGCTGTCTGGATAAAGCACATGACCCGGACGTCGGGAAGTTCCTGCCTTGTTGGTGAGGAACTGCCTGTTGAAGGCTTCTATCATCCCGCTTCTGCGGTCAGCCCAAACCTTAGCTTCTTCCTTCAAGCCCTGCAGGTTTGCAAACTGCTCTGCCAGCTGCAAACAGCGGATTGTATAGGCGGTGGCTATCAGCTTGCCATCGGTCTTTCGCTTCGGATCCTGACTGTGAATCAGTTCCAGTTTCTCCGGTGGCACGCACCAGTCGCCGTATTTATCCTTGGTGATGATGCCGTTCTCATCCGTATATTCAGCCAGGATATGGTTGATCCATTTTCTGATGGATGGATAAGAATCGATGATAGGCTGCCTGTTGCCAAACTGATGGTAGAGCATATCACAGGTGAAAGGCAGAGCTGCCGGCCAGGTAACATCATCGGTATAGTAATTCCAGAAAGCAGGAGCCACATCCGGAATATTGCCATCCGAACGCTGGGCATCGCAGATATCGTGCATCCACTTGCTGTAGAGTCGCTCATTGTCGAAAACGAAACTTTCACCCAACGAACCCACCGTACGGTCGCCCAACCAAGGCTGGCGCTCGTTGCGCTGCGGACAGTCTACCGGCATACCCTTGTAATTGCCGTAGATGCCCCACCATGCATTCTTCAATACCTTATTTAATATCGTATCAGAAGTCTCGATATGCCCGATGGTAGCCATCTCATCGCTCACGGTATAAGCGGTGAAATTCTCCTTGCGGGCATTCTTCATACCGGTGATGGCAGCATAGCGGAAACCATGATAGGAGAAGACCGGGCGCCAAGGCTTGCCGTTCTCCTTACCATTGCAGACATAGATATCCTCAGAGAGGGCATTGCGGAAGTTGTCGAGATACAGACTGCCGTCAGCCTGCAGTTTCTCGGCATATTTCACACGGATGGTATCACCCTGCCTGCCACGGACCTGGAAACCGATCCAGCCCGCCATGTTCTGTCCGAAATCTACGATGAGTGTATCGTGGCGATGCTTCAGACTTACCGGATGACCGAATTCCTTCTCAACCATTCCCGTCATCGGCTGCGCCATCAGCGTACCGTCAGGAATGGCACAGCGCTCGGCTTTCTGCCACTGGCTATCGTCGAAACCAGCCTGGGTCCAGCCTTTCAGCGCCTGTTCCCTGCGGGCATCATACTCCTCGCCATCATACTCGTTGTTGCTGCGGATAGGACCATCGAAGCTCAACTTCCATGTATTGTTGGTAGCCCAGGTTTCAGTCTTTCCGTTCTCATACTCCACCTTCACGTTGATGCGGCATTTCGGATAACCGAAAAAAGGCGTCTTGTATGCCTTCTCCTGTCGCATCGGAAACATTCTTCCGTTGCCCAGTTTGATGGCGATGGCATTCTTCTCAGTCAGGAGCGAAGTGACATCGAACGTATTGTAGTAAATAGTCTTGCGGTAATCGGTTGGTGCAGGCTGCAATGCCTGGCTGCCGCCCATACGCTGTCCGTTGACGTAGAACTCATAGACACCGAGTCCGGCAACATAAGCCACCGCCCGCTTCACCTTACCTTTTGCCGCAAAGTCCTTGCGGATATAGCGTGCTGCCAGTCGGGTATGCATGCCTTTCTGTTCTCCAGGCTGCAGGTCTTCCAAGCCAATCCAGGTACCGCTCCATTTGGTTTCACCGAGCAGTCCGATGGTGAAGAGCTGCGGTTCGGTCCATTCCGATTTTCCTTTATTGGTAGTGATACGCACCTTCCAGTAAGCTTGAGCGCCACTCAGCAGCGCCTTGCCCTGATAAGGAATCCACAGCTGTTCATCGCTGTTGCGTTCACCGCTATCCCATAAATCCGCCTCGTTTCTATCCAGTTTTTCTCTGGAAGAAGCTACAAGAATCTGATAACTCGTCTGCACCACACCCTTCCTGTCAGAAGTAATCTGCCAGGAGAAGCGAGGGGTTGAAGTTCCGATTCCCAAAGGATTCACCCGGTTCTCCGTCCGCATCTTCACCACGTCAACATGACTGGCAGCGGAAAGCGGAAGTGCTGCCGACAGCGATGCCGTCAGCAACACACTCATCAATATATTATTCTTCATTTGAATTCTTCACTCTTCGTTCTTCACTCTTCACTTTATTTACTCATTCAAATCTCTTTTCTTACCAGCCAGACTCTGATCTTCTATCATCTTCTGGTCTTTCTTCAGATAGTCCTTGCTGGCATCAATGGCGATGAAAACACCATCGCTGATACCGCGGGTAGCCTTCTGAGGAGCGAAGGTGATGACCTTGTTGTCAAACTCTCCGATGTATTCCAGCTGTCCGTTGGCAGCATCCATCCACCATACGTTCTTTCTGCTGCCCGAAACCTTGCGGAGGTCGAGTTTCATCGGAACACAGTTGTAATTGTAAACCAGCAGATAATCGTTGCCTCGGGTAGCCAGCAGACGGTTATATCTTTCGCCATTCTCACCGGCAATAATGCTCTGGTCAGGCACACGCTCAAAGTATGGCAGAGAGAGCATCAGATTCTTGAGATGCTTCATCTGGTTGAATCCAGGATCGTTGAGCGCCACATACCAAGGCTTCTCGGCTCCATCACTTCCATAACTGGTAGGATAGCCCGGCTTCAACATCTGCATGATGGCATTATGACCATAGGTATGGCCGCAGGAACCGGCAAAGACACTCCAGTAGGCATAGCGGCGAACGTCATAATCCTGCCAGCGCTCCTCATTAGGATCGTGCAAGCCCTTCGGAATATCCTCGTAGCTCGGTTCGGCATCGAGCACAGGTTTGATAGGCTTGTATGCCCAGGTAGAATCCACATACATCCAGTTGTCCTCCTCGGTATTGTCAGGGATAGGATAATCCTTATTGCCCATACGCTGACCATACTTGCGATGACCACTCTGGAAGGTATGGAAATCGAGCCATTTCGCCTTGCTCCACCATTTGGCAGAAGTATATCTGCCACGAGGATGATAGGTCATGAGATGATTGTGATCGATGCTCTTGATGCTGGTAGCGAGCGACTCCCACACCTCTGGGTGGATATCACCCTGGATATCGCCACCCATCACCCAGATGATATTAGGCGAATTCTTATAGCGGTTGGCAAGGAACTTTCCGTATGCCTTAGCCTGCTGTGCATTGATATTCTCTGCCTTTACCTGAGAACCCCAGATGGTTACCATGCCGATGTAGATGCCGTTCATCTCGGCAAGTTTGATGATGTAGTCGAGATGATCCCAATAGCTGTAGACACCTGCAGGGTCTGCCTTTGACAAATCCCATCCGGCAGGGAGCGACTGCTGACCGTAGATATTAAAGGAAGGTGTGCCGTCCATCACCTGGATGAGAACGGTATTGAATCCCGCTACACGGCATTTCTGAAGATAATACTGTGCCTCGGCTCTATCCAGACGTTCCGGCAGAAGCCAGCCGGTATCACCCAACATGAAGAACGGCTGTCCGTTTTCAAACTGCAGGAATCGCTGGTTGGCAGAAACCTGTAATTTACCATTAGCCCAAGGCTTTTCGTTTTTAGCGGCAGAGGCAGCGGTAAAGATTCCGCAAGCCAGCGCCAATGTTATCATTATTTTTTTCATTTTCTAAAGGAGTTTAGATGTTAAGGAGTGAAGACCCATGTTTTTAAAACAATCGGATGGTCTCTCCCTTTCGTGTAGTGATGTCATAGGTATTTGCCTTTGGCAACACCACCTTGTTGAGTTTCACTTCTGAATGATTCTGCATCTGTGGCTGTTCGAAGGCAGAAAAGAGCGGATTCGGATTCTTGCCCTTGGCAGATTTCATACCCTTAATGCCCTTTAACCGGTTACCTGCCGGCAGACGGAGACGGAGATTGCCACCGAGAGTAGAACGGATCTTGAGCGACATGATTCTGCCATTCTTCCATGCCAGTTCCTCGATGAGGAAACCACCTCTCGTGCGGAGCCCCTGTATCTTTCCTTCAGCCTTCCAGGCATCAGGAAGAGCCGGCAGGATATTGACACATCCGTCATGGCTCTGCATCAGCATCTCGGCGATACCGGCAGTACAGCCGAAGTTGCCATCTATCTGGAACGGTGGATGTGCATCGAAGAGATTGCGATAGGTTCCACCTTTCTTCTTGTTCAATCCATAGGCGAGGAAGTGGTCATCGGTCAGGGTCAACTGGTTGTGAATCAGCTTGTAGGCATGATTACCATCCAGAAGGCGAGCCCAGAGACAAACCTTCCATCCCATCGACCAACCTGTACTCGGGTCGCCACGATGTATCAGCGAAGTACGGGCAGCATCGAAGAGTTCCGGTGTCTTCTCCGGTGTAATCTGATTACCTGGATAGAGGGCGTAGAGATGACTCACATGGCGATGATTATCCTGAGGATCATCCCAGTCCTTGATCCATTCCTGCAGCTGTCCCCACTTGCCAATCTGCATCGGAGCCATTTTTCCTAACACTTCCTTCAGATGAGCTGCATATCCGGCATCTTCTCCCAGAATCTCGCTCGCTCTGATGACAGAAGAGAAGAGTTCGTGGAGCAATTCATTATCCATCGTGGTGCCATAGCTCATGGCTATCTTTCCATCCTTCGAAGGATGCACATTCTCTGGACTCACAGCTGGCGAAATCACGAGCCAGCCATGCTCTGGCTCCGGTATCAGCATCTCATCGAGGAAAGTGGCTGCACCTTTCATAATCGGATAAGCCTTGCGCAGAAATTCCTTGTCGCCACTATAGAGATAATGTTGCCAGAGATGGGAGGAAACCCAGGCACCACCGGTCATCCACATGCCTGATGCTGCCTTGTCAATACCACCGGTTACTCGCCAAATATCGGTATTGTGATGCAAGATCCATCCGTTCTTGCCATACATGGTCTGAGCCGATTCCTTTCCGGTTTCGCTCACTTCACGAATCAACCGGAAGAGCGGTTCGTTGAGATCGGAGAGATTGGTCATCTCTGATGGCCAGTAGTTCATCTCCATGTTGATGTTGGTGGTATACTTGCTGTCCCATGACGGGAACATCTTATCGTTCCAGATGCCCTGCAGGTTGGCTGGCTGTGTGCCTGGCTGCGAACTGCATATCAGAAGGTATCTGCCGAAAGCATAATAGGTGGCTACGAGATAGTTGTCGTCCTGCTGGGCAAAACGGATAAGGCGTTCATCGGTAGGCAGATTCTGATACTTATCAGCGCCCAACCAGAGCGAGTTACGATGCATCATACTCTGGAATTTAGCCACATGCTGCGCCATCTGTTCCCTGGCATCCTTTGCCATGGCTGTATGGAGAGCCTGCTTGCTGCGCTCCACCTCATTGCCGGTGATATCCTTGTAGTTCACGAAGTTGGTGGCGATGGAGATATAGAGTACGGCTTCATCGGCATTCTTCACGCTGACCACACCATCGCGACAGGTCTTCGTACCCTCGCTTCCCTTGATCTGAGCCGCCATTCTGCCCATGAATCTCACCTTTCCCTTCAGACCTTCGTGCTTGGCAGCCACTCCTTCGAGGGTAGCTTCTTCGCCATCGGTACGGATGATGACATCATCGTGAGGAGAAGTGAAGTTGGCATTGAAAGTAATACTATGAGGCGTGTTGGCGGTAAATCTTACCATCACTACGTTATCGGCAAAAGAGGTAATGACCTCGCGCTGATAGTTAACGCCATGGGCTGTCCAACGGGTAAGACAGCGGGCTGAATCCAGACTCAGTTCACGATAATACTGAGAATAGCCATCCATGCCGGGAGCCGAGATATAGACATCACCAAAGGGTTGGTAAGGCATTCCGAAGTTGGTATTCGACATGATTTTCTCGGTACACATATCCTGTGCCTTACGGTATTCGCCCTGCCAGATGAGGTTCTGCACGACTGGAAGAGCTGCCTTGGCATGAGGATTGGCATTCTTGTTAGGCTGTCCTGCCCAGATGGTTTCCTCGTTCAACTGCAGGCGTTCGGTGGCTGGGATACCATATACCATGGCGCCCAACCGTCCATTGCCCAGAGGCAAGGCATCGGTCCAGACCAATGCTGGCTTGTCGTACCAGAGCTTATACGATTGTGCAGTAGTCTGCAAAGAGAGACAAGCCAGGCAGCAAAGTGTGATGGTTTTTAAGATTTTCATTTGTTTTTGTTTTAATCGATTAAACATTT of Segatella copri contains these proteins:
- a CDS encoding family 78 glycoside hydrolase catalytic domain is translated as MKNNILMSVLLTASLSAALPLSAASHVDVVKMRTENRVNPLGIGTSTPRFSWQITSDRKGVVQTSYQILVASSREKLDRNEADLWDSGERNSDEQLWIPYQGKALLSGAQAYWKVRITTNKGKSEWTEPQLFTIGLLGETKWSGTWIGLEDLQPGEQKGMHTRLAARYIRKDFAAKGKVKRAVAYVAGLGVYEFYVNGQRMGGSQALQPAPTDYRKTIYYNTFDVTSLLTEKNAIAIKLGNGRMFPMRQEKAYKTPFFGYPKCRINVKVEYENGKTETWATNNTWKLSFDGPIRSNNEYDGEEYDARREQALKGWTQAGFDDSQWQKAERCAIPDGTLMAQPMTGMVEKEFGHPVSLKHRHDTLIVDFGQNMAGWIGFQVRGRQGDTIRVKYAEKLQADGSLYLDNFRNALSEDIYVCNGKENGKPWRPVFSYHGFRYAAITGMKNARKENFTAYTVSDEMATIGHIETSDTILNKVLKNAWWGIYGNYKGMPVDCPQRNERQPWLGDRTVGSLGESFVFDNERLYSKWMHDICDAQRSDGNIPDVAPAFWNYYTDDVTWPAALPFTCDMLYHQFGNRQPIIDSYPSIRKWINHILAEYTDENGIITKDKYGDWCVPPEKLELIHSQDPKRKTDGKLIATAYTIRCLQLAEQFANLQGLKEEAKVWADRRSGMIEAFNRQFLTNKAGTSRRPGHVLYPDSIYYGNNTSTANLLALSFDIAPLELRSELIKQVVKGICIDAKEHVNCGVIGISWLLRGLSDNGFPDVAYLLATQRTYPSWGYMAENGATTIWELWNGDKADPKMNSGNHVMLLGDLLTWCYQYLGGIQQKGVNVQQVAEADASVAYKHIVLKPAFSIQNCESVKADYETPYGVVKSQWKKTLQHVDWDITVPCNTTADVYLPDGKVETVGSGDYHYSVEIPTRDAAILKDEFLYDYSGFPSAHASTITQLKNGDLVAAYFGGTFERNPDVCIWVSRKPKGAKAWEKPILAADGVYRLGTPEAKKAGLSGIDEKTTPADKGPIKDGLRRFGVPAGYKYDFRSKSANIKLPANLKRKSCWNPVLYTMPDGEIWLFYKVGSTVGDWTGCLVKSKDGGKTWSDPEALPDGFLGPIKNKPEMVNGRLICGSSTEKNGWRFHVEILDLKTNKWKYVGPVDAELKPRTDDVDSATVDMEHPIYKEGEKARLIYSIQPSILKLKDGRLQVLMRTHNAKLATSFSSDGGDTWTPVTLLDIENNQSGTDAVTLKDGRHVLIYNNFETLPGTKKGSRTPLSLAISDDGTHWRHLLTLEDSPINQYSYPGIIEGKDGKLHCIYTWRRQRVAYKEVDLKKIK
- a CDS encoding glycosyl hydrolase family 95 catalytic domain-containing protein, coding for MKILKTITLCCLACLSLQTTAQSYKLWYDKPALVWTDALPLGNGRLGAMVYGIPATERLQLNEETIWAGQPNKNANPHAKAALPVVQNLIWQGEYRKAQDMCTEKIMSNTNFGMPYQPFGDVYISAPGMDGYSQYYRELSLDSARCLTRWTAHGVNYQREVITSFADNVVMVRFTANTPHSITFNANFTSPHDDVIIRTDGEEATLEGVAAKHEGLKGKVRFMGRMAAQIKGSEGTKTCRDGVVSVKNADEAVLYISIATNFVNYKDITGNEVERSKQALHTAMAKDAREQMAQHVAKFQSMMHRNSLWLGADKYQNLPTDERLIRFAQQDDNYLVATYYAFGRYLLICSSQPGTQPANLQGIWNDKMFPSWDSKYTTNINMEMNYWPSEMTNLSDLNEPLFRLIREVSETGKESAQTMYGKNGWILHHNTDIWRVTGGIDKAASGMWMTGGAWVSSHLWQHYLYSGDKEFLRKAYPIMKGAATFLDEMLIPEPEHGWLVISPAVSPENVHPSKDGKIAMSYGTTMDNELLHELFSSVIRASEILGEDAGYAAHLKEVLGKMAPMQIGKWGQLQEWIKDWDDPQDNHRHVSHLYALYPGNQITPEKTPELFDAARTSLIHRGDPSTGWSMGWKVCLWARLLDGNHAYKLIHNQLTLTDDHFLAYGLNKKKGGTYRNLFDAHPPFQIDGNFGCTAGIAEMLMQSHDGCVNILPALPDAWKAEGKIQGLRTRGGFLIEELAWKNGRIMSLKIRSTLGGNLRLRLPAGNRLKGIKGMKSAKGKNPNPLFSAFEQPQMQNHSEVKLNKVVLPKANTYDITTRKGETIRLF
- a CDS encoding glycoside hydrolase family 140 protein, whose product is MKKIMITLALACGIFTAASAAKNEKPWANGKLQVSANQRFLQFENGQPFFMLGDTGWLLPERLDRAEAQYYLQKCRVAGFNTVLIQVMDGTPSFNIYGQQSLPAGWDLSKADPAGVYSYWDHLDYIIKLAEMNGIYIGMVTIWGSQVKAENINAQQAKAYGKFLANRYKNSPNIIWVMGGDIQGDIHPEVWESLATSIKSIDHNHLMTYHPRGRYTSAKWWSKAKWLDFHTFQSGHRKYGQRMGNKDYPIPDNTEEDNWMYVDSTWAYKPIKPVLDAEPSYEDIPKGLHDPNEERWQDYDVRRYAYWSVFAGSCGHTYGHNAIMQMLKPGYPTSYGSDGAEKPWYVALNDPGFNQMKHLKNLMLSLPYFERVPDQSIIAGENGERYNRLLATRGNDYLLVYNYNCVPMKLDLRKVSGSRKNVWWMDAANGQLEYIGEFDNKVITFAPQKATRGISDGVFIAIDASKDYLKKDQKMIEDQSLAGKKRDLNE